A genomic region of Methanobacterium sp. SMA-27 contains the following coding sequences:
- a CDS encoding hydroxymethylglutaryl-CoA synthase has product MAGIVGYGVYIPSYRIKVEEIAKVWGDDPKAISRGLVVQEKSVPGPDEDTATISVEAARNSLKRAMIDPQKIGAVYVGSESHPYAVKPTATIVAEAVQAAPEMTAADLEFACKAGTAGMQICMGLVDAGQVEYGLAIGSDTAQGAPGDALEYTASAGGAAYVIGKKNTLADFEGTYSFTTDTPDFYRREGKPYPKHGGRFTGEPAYFKHVLSGAKGLFDKIGTEASDYDHVIFHQPNGKFYIRVAKKLGFNEEQYKTGLLTPVIGNTYSGATPLGLAAVLDIAEPGDRIMAVSYGSGAGSDAFSITVNDRIDDVRNNAPHVTDMVSKKIYVDYAVYAKYKGKIRMAWMP; this is encoded by the coding sequence ATGGCAGGAATTGTAGGATATGGAGTTTATATACCTTCATACAGGATAAAAGTAGAGGAAATAGCAAAAGTTTGGGGTGACGACCCTAAGGCAATATCAAGAGGACTGGTTGTACAGGAAAAATCTGTTCCGGGTCCTGATGAGGATACAGCAACAATATCTGTTGAAGCTGCCCGAAATTCCCTTAAAAGAGCTATGATTGATCCTCAAAAAATAGGAGCAGTATATGTGGGTTCAGAATCACACCCATATGCAGTCAAACCAACTGCAACAATAGTTGCAGAAGCTGTACAAGCAGCACCAGAAATGACAGCAGCAGATCTTGAATTTGCATGCAAAGCTGGTACAGCAGGTATGCAGATATGTATGGGATTGGTAGATGCAGGACAAGTAGAATATGGTCTTGCAATAGGATCTGATACAGCACAGGGAGCACCAGGAGATGCACTTGAATACACTGCATCCGCAGGTGGAGCAGCATATGTTATCGGTAAAAAGAATACCCTAGCAGACTTTGAGGGAACATACAGTTTTACAACTGATACCCCAGATTTCTATAGAAGGGAAGGAAAACCGTACCCTAAACATGGAGGAAGGTTCACAGGAGAACCAGCATACTTCAAGCATGTACTTTCAGGTGCAAAAGGATTATTTGATAAAATAGGAACAGAAGCTTCAGACTATGACCATGTTATTTTCCACCAGCCCAATGGTAAATTTTATATAAGGGTCGCTAAAAAACTTGGATTCAACGAAGAACAGTACAAAACAGGTTTATTAACACCTGTAATAGGAAACACATACTCCGGAGCAACACCACTTGGACTTGCTGCAGTACTGGACATTGCTGAACCAGGAGACAGGATCATGGCAGTATCATATGGTTCAGGAGCAGGAAGCGATGCTTTCAGTATAACAGTAAACGACCGTATAGATGATGTTAGAAATAACGCACCACATGTAACTGATATGGTTAGTAAAAAGATCTATGTTGATTATGCAGTTTATGCCAAGTATAAGGGAAAAATTAGAATGGCTTGGATGCCATAA
- a CDS encoding thiolase domain-containing protein, which translates to MRDVAIIGVSQTKFGELWEVSFRDMITEAGMKAIKDANIEGDELDAMYVGNMSAGLFVEQEHIASLIADHAGLTPIPCARIEAACASGGLALRNGIMAVASGYHDIVISAGVEKMTDVVDPTPAIATASDQEWEAQQGVTFPSLYAMMAKRHMHEYGTTREQLAMVSVLNHKHGAKNPLAQYPMEITVDQVLNSSIVAEPLRLLDCSPVSDGAAGVILCPAEDAKKYTDTPIYVKASAQASGTIALHDRKDITTIDSTVHAARKAYDMAGMTPKDIGGVEVHDCFSINGLLAIEDLGFVEKGQGGPAIEDGLTELDGQIPVNPSGGLKARGHPLGATGIAQAAEMVWQLRGDAGKRQIEGIEVGMTHNIGGTGGTAAVHILSR; encoded by the coding sequence TTGAGAGATGTTGCAATTATAGGAGTCTCACAGACCAAGTTTGGAGAGCTCTGGGAAGTATCATTTAGGGATATGATAACAGAAGCCGGAATGAAGGCAATTAAAGATGCAAACATCGAGGGAGACGAACTTGATGCCATGTATGTTGGAAACATGTCAGCAGGTCTTTTCGTTGAACAGGAACATATAGCATCATTAATAGCAGACCATGCAGGTTTAACACCTATTCCCTGTGCAAGGATTGAAGCAGCCTGTGCATCAGGAGGTCTTGCTTTAAGAAACGGTATCATGGCTGTTGCATCAGGATACCATGATATAGTAATCTCCGCAGGTGTTGAAAAAATGACAGATGTTGTTGACCCAACACCCGCAATAGCAACTGCGTCAGACCAGGAATGGGAGGCACAACAGGGAGTTACATTTCCATCACTCTATGCAATGATGGCAAAACGTCACATGCATGAATATGGAACAACAAGGGAACAGCTTGCAATGGTATCTGTACTTAATCATAAACATGGAGCTAAAAACCCACTTGCACAGTATCCTATGGAAATAACTGTTGATCAAGTTTTAAATTCAAGTATTGTAGCAGAACCTCTTAGATTACTAGACTGTTCACCTGTTTCAGATGGGGCAGCAGGTGTAATTTTATGTCCTGCAGAAGATGCAAAAAAATACACAGATACACCAATTTATGTTAAAGCATCTGCCCAGGCATCAGGTACAATAGCATTACACGACAGGAAAGATATAACAACCATAGATTCAACTGTACATGCTGCTAGAAAGGCATATGATATGGCAGGTATGACACCTAAAGATATAGGTGGTGTGGAAGTGCACGACTGTTTCAGTATAAATGGACTTTTAGCAATAGAAGATCTCGGTTTTGTTGAAAAAGGTCAGGGAGGTCCGGCAATAGAAGATGGACTAACTGAACTCGATGGACAAATACCTGTTAACCCATCTGGAGGTCTCAAAGCAAGAGGACATCCATTAGGTGCTACCGGAATTGCTCAAGCAGCAGAAATGGTATGGCAGTTACGTGGAGATGCAGGAAAGAGACAGATTGAAGGTATTGAAGTGGGTATGACCCATAACATTGGTGGAACCGGTGGAACCGCAGCTGTTCACATACTTTCACGTTAA
- a CDS encoding TetR/AcrR family transcriptional regulator, with translation MPKVVPEYKKIAIEKITNAAYDVFTNKGYHKTTMDDVANEVGVSKASLYSYFKSKEEILQTVTKENLNLSFTDFFDNKDSLNPLEDLYNYIVEFEDTIHLNFEMNSLSSHNKEISIVNKDLYEKKIKTLTNFIKRNQIKGNIQTNINALTIAHLLNAVYIDLCMQLIIGIDKTKIRESWNNSISVILEKDTQDNQKTLNKYFSNF, from the coding sequence ATGCCAAAAGTAGTACCTGAATACAAGAAAATTGCAATAGAAAAGATTACAAATGCTGCATATGATGTTTTCACAAATAAAGGGTACCATAAAACAACAATGGATGATGTTGCTAATGAAGTCGGGGTTAGCAAAGCATCTCTGTACTCATATTTCAAGAGCAAGGAAGAAATTCTCCAAACTGTAACTAAAGAAAATTTAAATTTATCATTCACTGATTTTTTTGATAATAAGGATTCATTAAATCCATTAGAAGATCTTTACAATTATATAGTTGAATTTGAAGATACAATCCATCTAAATTTTGAAATGAATTCATTATCATCGCACAATAAAGAAATTTCTATTGTAAACAAAGATCTATACGAGAAAAAAATTAAAACATTAACTAATTTTATTAAAAGAAATCAAATTAAAGGAAATATCCAAACTAATATCAACGCCCTCACAATAGCCCACCTTTTAAATGCTGTATACATAGATCTATGTATGCAGTTGATTATAGGAATAGACAAAACCAAGATACGTGAATCTTGGAACAATTCTATATCGGTAATACTTGAAAAGGATACACAAGATAACCAGAAAACATTAAATAAATATTTTTCGAATTTTTAA
- a CDS encoding rhodanese-like domain-containing protein, with amino-acid sequence MFTLRRNNKNDIEPEEAFELIITNNNKDGFVILDVRTPEEYGETHIENSLNINYNSKYFKLEIEKLDKNKKYLVYCHSGRRSSNAIKTMKKSGFEDLKNISGGIRKWKKNNLPLI; translated from the coding sequence ATGTTTACACTTAGAAGAAACAATAAAAATGATATTGAACCAGAAGAAGCATTTGAATTAATTATAACCAATAACAACAAAGATGGTTTTGTTATTCTTGATGTTAGAACTCCTGAAGAATATGGTGAGACACATATTGAAAATTCTCTTAATATTAATTACAATTCTAAATACTTCAAACTAGAAATTGAAAAACTTGACAAAAATAAAAAGTATCTAGTTTATTGCCATTCTGGCCGTAGAAGCTCTAATGCAATTAAAACAATGAAAAAATCAGGTTTCGAAGATCTCAAAAATATTTCTGGGGGAATCAGGAAATGGAAAAAAAATAACCTACCCCTGATTTAA
- the thsA gene encoding thermosome subunit alpha, whose protein sequence is MAQLGGQGQQIIILPEGTERLLGRDAQRMNIMAGKALAETIRTTLGPKGMDKMLVDGLGDIVVTNDGVTILKEMDIEHPAAKMLVEVAKTQEDEVGDGTTTAVIIAGELLKKAEDLLEMEIHPTVISMGYRKAAIKAQEILDKISIDASDRDTLLSIAMTAMTGKGTEKARKPLAELIVKAVQMVEEDGYVDKDHININRIQGATVEESQIVNGVVIDKGRLDPSMPKKVENAKIALLKYPIEVKSLETDAKIKLTDPSQMAAFIEQEENMIRDMVDKVIASGANVLFCQKGIDDLAQHYLAREGILAVKRVRKSDIERLEKATGARVATNLEDLQPEDLGIAGQVYEKKIFDEILLFVEDCVDPKAVSIILRGSTKHVAEEVERAVDDAIGVVAATVEDGKVVAGGGAPEIAIAKELKDYADTISGREQLAIAAFAAALEVVPKTLAENAGLDSIDALVDLRAAHEKSPYMGLNVFTGDVTDMKKAGVIEPKRVKKQAIQSAAEAAEMILRIDDMIASTRTPMPEGGMEGMGGMPGGMPPMM, encoded by the coding sequence GTGGCACAGTTAGGTGGCCAAGGCCAACAAATTATAATACTACCCGAAGGTACAGAAAGACTTCTGGGAAGAGACGCTCAAAGAATGAACATAATGGCAGGTAAAGCACTTGCAGAAACCATTAGAACAACATTAGGTCCTAAAGGAATGGACAAAATGCTTGTTGATGGTCTCGGAGATATTGTTGTAACCAACGATGGTGTAACAATTCTTAAAGAAATGGACATTGAACATCCTGCAGCTAAAATGTTAGTAGAAGTTGCAAAAACCCAAGAAGACGAAGTTGGAGATGGAACTACAACAGCAGTTATAATTGCTGGTGAACTCCTGAAAAAAGCTGAAGATCTCCTTGAAATGGAAATCCATCCAACAGTAATATCCATGGGTTACAGGAAAGCAGCAATAAAGGCACAGGAAATACTTGACAAAATTTCAATCGATGCTTCTGACCGTGATACACTTCTGAGCATTGCAATGACAGCAATGACTGGAAAAGGAACAGAAAAAGCCAGAAAACCATTAGCAGAACTAATTGTGAAAGCTGTACAAATGGTTGAAGAAGATGGATACGTTGACAAAGACCACATAAACATCAACAGGATCCAGGGCGCAACAGTTGAAGAATCACAGATAGTTAACGGTGTTGTAATAGACAAAGGCAGGCTTGACCCATCAATGCCTAAAAAGGTAGAAAATGCTAAAATAGCACTTTTAAAATACCCAATAGAAGTTAAAAGTCTAGAAACCGATGCTAAAATAAAACTCACAGACCCATCTCAGATGGCTGCTTTCATCGAACAAGAAGAAAACATGATCAGGGACATGGTTGATAAAGTTATTGCAAGCGGAGCAAACGTATTGTTCTGTCAGAAAGGTATAGACGACCTCGCACAACATTACCTCGCAAGAGAAGGAATACTTGCAGTTAAAAGGGTTAGAAAATCTGACATTGAAAGATTAGAAAAAGCAACAGGTGCAAGGGTTGCAACCAACCTAGAAGACCTACAGCCTGAAGATCTTGGAATAGCAGGACAGGTATACGAAAAGAAGATCTTCGATGAAATATTATTATTCGTTGAAGACTGTGTAGACCCTAAAGCTGTTTCAATCATACTCAGAGGAAGTACCAAACACGTTGCAGAGGAAGTTGAAAGGGCAGTTGACGATGCAATAGGAGTAGTTGCAGCAACCGTAGAAGATGGTAAAGTAGTAGCTGGTGGAGGCGCTCCAGAAATAGCCATAGCCAAAGAATTAAAAGACTACGCAGACACCATAAGTGGAAGGGAACAATTAGCAATAGCAGCATTTGCAGCTGCACTTGAAGTTGTACCTAAAACACTAGCAGAAAATGCAGGACTCGACAGTATCGACGCTTTAGTAGATTTAAGAGCTGCACATGAAAAATCACCATACATGGGACTAAATGTCTTCACAGGCGATGTAACAGACATGAAAAAAGCCGGTGTTATTGAACCTAAAAGGGTAAAAAAACAGGCAATACAGTCTGCTGCAGAAGCTGCTGAAATGATACTACGTATCGATGATATGATAGCATCAACAAGAACACCAATGCCAGAAGGTGGAATGGAAGGTATGGGTGGAATGCCTGGCGGCATGCCTCCTATGATGTAA
- a CDS encoding cyclic 2,3-diphosphoglycerate synthase has protein sequence MKTLRRMLCLVDGEHYFPVTKSALDMLDSLEHEEVVAVVFIGGTEKLRDSSEEGITKQLGRPVYFGEDHHKIPYTKIADIVTEYNVDVVMDLSDEPIVDYSKRFKIATVVLSLGIPYEGPDFKFYPITEHEVLKKPSLKILGTGKRIGKTAVSAYAARLIHKNNYNPCVVAMGRGGPEEPEIVHGDKIEITPEYLMEQSNKGVHAASDHWEDALMSRILTIGCRRCGGGMVGDVFITNMKKGAELANTVDSDFVIMEGSGAAIPPIKTDKHIVLVGVNQPIINIEKFFGPFRIGLADLVILTMCEEPMASNEKVQQIENFIKEINPDATVISTVFRPKPLGDIKGKNVLFATTAPDSIKDVLIEHLQDFYGCNVVGTTPYLSNRPLLQKDIKKHIGQADVMLTELKAAAVDVATKDALEAGLEVIYCDNIPIVTDGNNEKLKSAIINVVDSAIESFNSKNS, from the coding sequence ATGAAAACCCTGAGAAGAATGCTATGCCTAGTTGATGGCGAACACTACTTTCCAGTAACAAAATCTGCCCTTGATATGCTTGATAGTCTTGAACACGAAGAAGTGGTAGCTGTAGTATTTATTGGAGGTACTGAAAAGTTAAGAGACTCATCAGAGGAAGGAATTACTAAACAACTTGGAAGACCTGTTTACTTTGGTGAAGATCATCATAAAATACCATATACAAAAATAGCCGACATTGTAACGGAATACAATGTTGATGTTGTGATGGATCTATCGGATGAACCAATTGTGGACTATTCTAAAAGGTTTAAAATTGCAACAGTTGTACTTTCACTTGGAATACCCTATGAAGGACCAGACTTTAAATTTTATCCAATCACAGAACATGAAGTATTAAAAAAACCTTCCCTTAAAATTCTTGGAACCGGTAAAAGAATAGGAAAAACTGCGGTATCAGCATACGCTGCAAGATTAATTCATAAAAATAATTACAATCCTTGTGTAGTTGCAATGGGTCGTGGAGGGCCAGAGGAACCTGAAATTGTACATGGGGATAAAATTGAAATAACACCCGAGTATCTTATGGAACAGTCCAATAAAGGTGTACATGCTGCCTCAGACCACTGGGAAGATGCATTGATGAGTCGTATTCTTACCATTGGCTGCAGAAGATGTGGTGGAGGTATGGTTGGGGATGTTTTCATAACCAACATGAAGAAAGGAGCAGAACTCGCCAACACTGTAGATTCAGACTTTGTAATTATGGAGGGAAGTGGAGCAGCCATACCACCAATAAAAACAGATAAACATATTGTACTAGTTGGTGTTAACCAGCCAATAATAAACATTGAAAAATTCTTTGGACCCTTTAGAATAGGGTTGGCTGATCTAGTTATTTTAACCATGTGTGAAGAACCAATGGCTAGCAATGAAAAGGTTCAACAGATTGAGAACTTTATTAAAGAAATAAACCCCGATGCAACTGTAATATCAACAGTTTTCAGACCAAAACCACTTGGTGATATAAAGGGTAAGAATGTTCTTTTTGCTACAACAGCACCTGATTCAATTAAAGATGTATTAATTGAACATCTCCAAGATTTCTATGGATGTAATGTTGTTGGAACCACCCCATATCTTTCTAACAGACCACTCTTACAGAAAGATATTAAAAAACATATAGGACAAGCAGATGTTATGCTTACAGAATTAAAAGCAGCAGCTGTTGATGTTGCTACTAAAGATGCGCTTGAAGCAGGTCTTGAAGTTATATATTGTGATAATATTCCAATTGTAACAGATGGAAACAATGAAAAACTAAAAAGTGCAATTATTAACGTTGTTGACAGTGCAATTGAATCATTTAATAGTAAAAATTCATAG
- the hisD gene encoding histidinol dehydrogenase — translation MKIIKLEDHKNQELFERSKLDAEGAMDTVKSILAAVKKNGDIALKQYTEKFDMALLDVIRVEDDAIEKSLLNLDEKLINALKKAADNISKFHRAQIPDEWFIEVDEGVTAGQVIRPLESVGCYIPGGRAVYPSTILMTVIPAKIAGVKRIICCTPPQPDGSVMDVVLAAAKVAGATEIYKVGGAQAIAAMAYGTESIPKVDKIVGPGNIFVTAAKQLVYGTVDIDFPAGPSEVLIIADETANPDYIAMDMMAQAEHDPNASCVLVSTSENISMEVDRKIKEQINDMQRKEIISESLGRFGLIAIAESMDDAIEFSNKYAPEHLIIMTVEPEEVLKKITNAGSIFLGKLTPVAAGDYGSGTNHVLPTSECARMYSGLSAESFLKKPTVQRLNEKGVLNLNNMVTTLAEYEGLYAHAESFKKRVKDVENKKIE, via the coding sequence ATGAAAATAATAAAATTGGAAGATCATAAAAACCAGGAACTATTCGAGCGCTCTAAGCTTGATGCAGAAGGAGCTATGGATACTGTAAAAAGTATATTGGCTGCAGTGAAGAAAAATGGAGATATTGCACTCAAACAGTACACTGAAAAATTTGATATGGCATTGTTAGATGTAATTAGGGTTGAAGATGATGCAATTGAAAAGAGTCTTTTAAATTTGGATGAAAAGTTAATAAATGCTCTTAAAAAAGCTGCAGATAATATATCCAAATTTCATAGGGCCCAGATACCCGATGAATGGTTTATTGAAGTTGATGAAGGTGTAACTGCTGGCCAGGTTATACGTCCCCTTGAAAGTGTTGGCTGTTACATACCTGGTGGTAGGGCAGTTTATCCTTCCACCATACTAATGACAGTTATCCCTGCTAAAATTGCAGGTGTAAAACGCATAATATGTTGCACACCACCACAACCAGATGGAAGTGTTATGGATGTTGTTCTTGCAGCTGCTAAGGTTGCAGGTGCAACAGAAATTTATAAAGTAGGAGGTGCCCAGGCTATAGCTGCTATGGCTTATGGTACAGAAAGTATTCCAAAGGTGGATAAGATAGTTGGGCCTGGAAACATTTTTGTTACAGCTGCAAAACAGCTGGTTTATGGAACAGTTGATATAGATTTTCCTGCTGGACCATCAGAAGTATTAATAATAGCTGATGAAACAGCAAATCCTGATTATATTGCAATGGATATGATGGCACAGGCAGAACATGACCCCAATGCTTCGTGTGTGCTTGTATCAACATCTGAAAATATATCAATGGAAGTTGACCGGAAAATAAAAGAACAAATTAATGATATGCAGCGTAAAGAGATAATATCCGAGTCCCTTGGAAGATTTGGTTTAATAGCAATTGCTGAATCAATGGATGATGCAATTGAATTTTCAAATAAATATGCTCCAGAACACCTGATCATAATGACAGTTGAACCTGAAGAAGTTTTAAAGAAAATCACAAATGCAGGTTCGATATTTTTAGGAAAATTAACCCCGGTAGCTGCAGGTGATTATGGATCAGGAACCAATCATGTTCTTCCAACATCAGAATGTGCAAGAATGTACTCCGGTCTTTCAGCTGAATCATTCCTTAAAAAACCTACAGTACAAAGATTAAATGAAAAGGGAGTTTTAAACCTAAATAATATGGTAACAACCTTAGCAGAATATGAAGGCCTGTATGCTCATGCTGAGTCATTTAAAAAACGTGTAAAGGATGTTGAGAATAAAAAAATAGAGTGA
- a CDS encoding cupredoxin domain-containing protein: MKRNLSVWIVLSILFVVGISGCTFKQPTNDTVVIQNEGFSPSALIVPVNTTVTWINKDPVTQNLVSDTGLFESGNLSNGQSFNYTFNQTGSYHYYSNLYPNMKGSIIVTTSPLTGI, encoded by the coding sequence ATGAAGAGAAATCTTTCAGTTTGGATTGTTTTATCAATTTTGTTTGTTGTTGGGATATCAGGATGTACATTTAAACAACCCACAAACGATACAGTTGTTATACAAAATGAGGGTTTTAGCCCATCAGCTTTGATTGTTCCTGTTAATACTACAGTTACATGGATTAACAAAGATCCTGTTACACAAAATCTTGTAAGTGATACTGGGCTATTTGAAAGTGGCAATTTATCTAATGGACAGAGCTTCAATTATACTTTTAATCAAACTGGAAGTTATCATTATTATTCTAATTTATATCCAAACATGAAAGGATCTATAATTGTAACAACATCACCATTAACTGGTATTTAA
- the aspS gene encoding aspartate--tRNA(Asn) ligase: MTDSLENFRRTHYSKEVKPEMKDQEVVLMGWIHEMRDLGGIIFVLLRDRDGVTQVTAPSKKISPELFEELKKLKKESVIAVKGRVQESGKAPGGVEIIPAELKLLSESKLPLPLDTTGNVHAEIDTRLDSRFIDLRKHNVSAIFKIKSRMLHSVRNFLESEDYTEVNTPKLVASATEGGTELFPITYFEREAFLGQSPQLYKQMMMASGFDKVYEIAPIFRAEEHDTLRHLNEVISIDVETAFTDHLDAMDILEKMVVNAITEVKNNCQDALETLEFNLQIPETPFPRIEYDEMVEMVNTAGVPMKHGEDMSRAAEKAMGDIMDGYYFITEWPTAIKPFYVMPNPENPVKSCAFDLMYKDLEISSGAMRVHNHDMLLNKLKEKGLNPDSFSRYLAAFEYGMPPHAGWGVGAERFTMTMTGLKNIRETVLFPRDRRRLTP, from the coding sequence TTGACAGATTCATTAGAAAACTTTAGAAGAACCCATTACTCGAAAGAAGTTAAACCAGAAATGAAAGATCAAGAAGTAGTTCTTATGGGATGGATCCATGAGATGAGAGACCTTGGAGGAATTATCTTTGTACTTTTAAGAGACAGAGATGGTGTAACCCAGGTAACAGCCCCTTCAAAAAAGATATCTCCAGAATTATTTGAAGAATTAAAGAAACTTAAAAAGGAATCTGTAATAGCTGTCAAAGGACGTGTTCAGGAGTCAGGCAAGGCACCAGGTGGTGTTGAAATCATACCAGCAGAACTTAAACTTTTAAGCGAGTCAAAACTGCCATTACCTTTGGACACAACAGGTAATGTACACGCCGAGATAGATACAAGACTAGATTCCAGGTTCATAGATCTGAGAAAACATAATGTTAGTGCAATATTCAAGATCAAAAGTAGAATGCTTCATTCTGTAAGGAACTTCCTTGAAAGTGAAGATTATACAGAGGTAAACACACCTAAACTTGTTGCATCTGCAACAGAAGGTGGTACCGAACTCTTTCCAATTACCTATTTTGAAAGAGAAGCATTTTTGGGGCAGAGCCCACAACTCTACAAGCAGATGATGATGGCATCAGGTTTTGACAAGGTATATGAAATTGCACCAATATTCAGGGCAGAGGAACACGATACACTACGCCACTTAAACGAGGTAATATCCATTGATGTTGAAACAGCATTCACAGACCATTTGGATGCAATGGATATACTAGAAAAAATGGTTGTAAATGCAATTACAGAAGTTAAAAATAACTGTCAGGATGCACTTGAAACACTAGAATTTAACCTCCAAATACCTGAAACACCATTCCCAAGAATTGAATACGATGAAATGGTTGAAATGGTTAACACCGCAGGAGTACCAATGAAACATGGCGAAGACATGTCAAGGGCTGCAGAAAAGGCAATGGGAGATATAATGGATGGATATTATTTCATAACAGAATGGCCAACAGCAATAAAACCATTCTATGTGATGCCTAATCCTGAAAATCCAGTGAAAAGCTGTGCATTTGATTTGATGTACAAAGACCTTGAAATATCCTCAGGAGCAATGAGGGTTCACAACCATGATATGCTACTGAATAAACTTAAGGAAAAGGGATTAAATCCAGATTCATTCAGCAGATATCTTGCAGCGTTTGAATATGGAATGCCACCACATGCAGGTTGGGGAGTGGGAGCTGAAAGGTTCACCATGACAATGACAGGTCTTAAAAACATAAGAGAAACTGTTCTCTTCCCTAGGGATAGAAGAAGGTTAACACCATAA
- a CDS encoding NAD(P)/FAD-dependent oxidoreductase, which produces MNKNMELHDLAVIGAGPAGMMAAITATSNGLNTILIERNSSPGRKLLLTGNGRCNLTNTASLKEFIEKFGRRGSFLRTAFSKFSNKDLMEFFESRGLEFKVEEGGRVFPVTDDSKSVLKILETSMKKLGVKTVYNTRLTQIQNIEKKNIFIIKLDYNTVIKAKKVILATGGASYSDTGSSGDGLRIAEGSQHGVTPLNPGIVPLKTKESWVKSLQGIRLDEVKITIKHPKMVLEGDSLLFTHFGVSGPLILDNSSKIIPLLEEGSVDMILDLKPSSTTEELQEMMVGAFESHGKVDLKNYMKLLVTNRMIPIILRLTDVDGKKKMNQVSKKERNSIINLIKSFPITITGHLPLDKAIVTCGGISRNYIKPNTMESKVVSGLYFAGEIIQGCAPSGGYNLQQAFSTGHLAGLLSKLD; this is translated from the coding sequence ATGAACAAAAATATGGAGTTACACGATCTTGCAGTGATTGGAGCAGGACCCGCTGGAATGATGGCGGCTATCACAGCCACATCCAATGGATTAAATACCATTCTTATAGAGAGAAACTCATCACCGGGAAGAAAATTACTTTTAACAGGTAATGGAAGGTGCAACTTAACCAACACTGCATCTTTAAAGGAATTTATAGAAAAATTCGGTAGAAGAGGATCATTTTTAAGAACTGCATTTTCTAAATTCTCAAACAAAGACCTAATGGAATTTTTTGAATCCCGAGGTTTGGAATTCAAAGTAGAAGAAGGCGGTAGAGTTTTCCCAGTTACAGACGATTCAAAATCTGTTTTAAAAATATTAGAAACATCAATGAAAAAACTAGGTGTTAAAACAGTTTACAATACCCGTCTAACTCAAATACAAAACATTGAAAAGAAGAATATTTTCATTATTAAACTGGACTATAACACAGTTATAAAGGCTAAAAAGGTTATCCTGGCTACAGGAGGAGCATCTTATTCAGATACTGGATCAAGTGGTGATGGTTTAAGGATTGCAGAAGGATCGCAACATGGTGTAACACCATTAAATCCAGGTATTGTTCCATTAAAAACTAAAGAATCTTGGGTAAAAAGCCTTCAAGGAATTAGACTTGACGAAGTTAAAATAACTATTAAACATCCCAAGATGGTTTTAGAGGGTGATAGTCTTCTTTTCACACATTTTGGTGTATCTGGTCCTTTAATACTTGACAACAGTTCTAAAATTATACCCTTACTGGAAGAAGGTAGTGTGGATATGATTCTTGATTTAAAACCATCTAGTACAACAGAAGAACTTCAAGAGATGATGGTGGGTGCATTTGAATCTCATGGAAAGGTTGATCTTAAAAACTATATGAAGTTGCTAGTAACCAACAGGATGATACCAATTATTTTGAGGCTTACTGATGTAGATGGCAAGAAGAAAATGAATCAGGTTAGTAAAAAGGAAAGGAATTCTATTATTAATTTAATCAAATCATTCCCAATTACTATAACAGGACACTTGCCACTTGATAAGGCTATTGTTACTTGTGGTGGTATTTCACGTAATTATATCAAACCCAACACAATGGAATCAAAAGTTGTAAGTGGATTATACTTTGCAGGAGAAATTATTCAAGGATGTGCACCAAGTGGGGGATATAACCTTCAACAAGCATTTTCAACAGGACATCTTGCCGGTTTACTTTCAAAATTGGATTAG